A genomic region of Streptomyces sp. R33 contains the following coding sequences:
- a CDS encoding DUF3099 domain-containing protein codes for MERKKRNGAEVFRITGARMGLDEDVRGRQRRYVISMSIRTLSVLATVILWNVERHVAIVTLIAGALLPYVAVVIANAGRESTPSLPSHFIPSPVRPALNTGNLNKSSDQS; via the coding sequence GTGGAGCGGAAGAAGCGGAACGGGGCCGAGGTCTTCCGGATCACCGGAGCCCGGATGGGCCTCGACGAGGACGTACGGGGACGGCAGCGCCGGTACGTCATCTCGATGTCGATCAGGACTCTGTCGGTCCTGGCGACGGTGATCCTGTGGAACGTGGAACGTCATGTGGCGATCGTGACGCTCATCGCGGGCGCGCTGCTGCCGTACGTGGCCGTGGTCATCGCCAACGCGGGGCGCGAATCGACCCCCTCGCTGCCCTCGCACTTCATCCCGTCACCTGTGCGTCCGGCACTGAACACGGGAAACCTCAATAAAAGCTCAGATCAATCATGA
- a CDS encoding GlsB/YeaQ/YmgE family stress response membrane protein has product MSWLWAIIVGFVLGLIARAVLPGKQHQPLWLTTLFGIAGAVLGNAVAVWIGVGETKGIDWTRHLLQLAGAVLIVALGEMVYKSLKGGSKQMT; this is encoded by the coding sequence ATGTCATGGTTGTGGGCGATCATCGTCGGTTTCGTGCTGGGCCTCATAGCCCGCGCCGTCCTGCCGGGCAAGCAGCATCAGCCCCTCTGGCTGACCACCCTGTTCGGCATCGCCGGCGCCGTCCTCGGCAACGCCGTCGCGGTGTGGATCGGCGTCGGGGAGACCAAGGGCATCGACTGGACCCGCCACCTGCTGCAACTTGCCGGAGCGGTGCTGATCGTGGCTCTCGGTGAAATGGTCTACAAATCGCTCAAGGGCGGCAGCAAGCAGATGACCTGA
- the tyrS gene encoding tyrosine--tRNA ligase, which translates to MTDIVDELKWRGLFALSTDEEALRKAFADGPVTFYCGFDPTAASLHVGHLVQVLTVRRLQQAGHRPLALVGGATGQIGDPRPTAERTLNDPETVANWVGRLRAQIEPYLSFEGENAAVMVNNLDWTAGLSAIEFLRDIGKHFRVNKMLTKDSVARRLESDQGISYTEFSYQLLQGMDFLELYRRYGCTLQQGGSDQWGNLTAGLDLIHRLEPHAQVHALATPLMVKADGTKFGKTEGGAVWLDPEMTTPYAFYQFWLNVDDRDISTYMRILSFKSREELAELEAQTAERPQARAAQKALAQELTALVHGADQCAAVIAASKALFGQGELADLDEATLAAALSELPHAKVAEAGLVVDLFAETGLVASKSAGRRTVKEGGAYVNNAKVTAEDAVPAKEDLLHGRWLVLRRGKKNLAAVEVTG; encoded by the coding sequence GTGACGGACATCGTCGACGAGTTGAAGTGGCGCGGGCTGTTCGCCCTGTCCACCGACGAAGAAGCGCTGCGCAAGGCGTTCGCGGACGGTCCGGTCACCTTCTATTGCGGCTTCGACCCGACGGCTGCCTCGCTGCACGTGGGACACCTCGTACAGGTGCTGACCGTACGCCGGCTCCAGCAGGCCGGGCACCGGCCGCTGGCGCTGGTCGGCGGGGCCACCGGGCAGATCGGCGACCCGCGGCCGACCGCCGAGCGGACGCTGAACGACCCGGAGACCGTCGCCAACTGGGTGGGCCGGCTGCGCGCCCAGATCGAGCCGTACCTGTCCTTCGAGGGCGAGAACGCGGCGGTCATGGTGAACAACCTGGACTGGACGGCGGGCCTGTCCGCCATCGAGTTCCTCAGGGACATCGGCAAGCACTTCCGCGTCAACAAGATGCTGACGAAGGACTCGGTCGCCAGGCGGCTGGAGTCCGACCAGGGCATCAGCTACACCGAGTTCAGCTACCAGCTGCTCCAGGGCATGGACTTCCTGGAGCTGTACCGGCGCTACGGCTGCACCCTGCAGCAGGGCGGGTCCGACCAGTGGGGCAACCTGACGGCCGGTCTCGACCTGATCCACCGCCTGGAGCCGCACGCGCAGGTGCACGCGCTGGCGACCCCGCTGATGGTCAAGGCGGACGGCACCAAGTTCGGCAAGACCGAGGGCGGGGCCGTCTGGCTGGACCCGGAGATGACCACCCCGTACGCGTTCTACCAGTTCTGGCTGAACGTGGACGACCGGGACATCTCCACCTACATGCGGATCCTCTCCTTCAAGTCCCGCGAGGAGCTGGCGGAGCTCGAGGCGCAGACGGCCGAGCGGCCGCAGGCGCGCGCCGCCCAGAAGGCACTGGCGCAGGAGCTGACCGCCCTGGTGCACGGCGCCGACCAGTGCGCGGCCGTGATCGCCGCGTCGAAGGCGCTGTTCGGCCAGGGCGAGCTGGCGGACCTGGACGAGGCCACGCTGGCCGCGGCCCTGTCCGAGCTGCCGCACGCGAAGGTCGCCGAGGCCGGCCTGGTGGTCGACCTGTTCGCGGAGACCGGGCTGGTGGCGAGCAAGTCGGCCGGCCGCCGGACCGTGAAGGAGGGCGGTGCCTACGTGAACAACGCGAAGGTCACCGCCGAGGACGCGGTCCCCGCCAAGGAGGACCTGCTGCACGGGCGCTGGCTGGTGCTGCGCCGCGGCAAGAAGAACCTGGCGGCGGTCGAGGTCACGGGCTGA
- a CDS encoding metallopeptidase TldD-related protein, which produces MSRTSPHEIVERALELSTADGCVVIADEESTANLRWAGNALTTNGVTRGRTLTVIATVDGKEGTASGVVSRSAVTTADLEPLVRAAEAAARGAGPAEDAQPLVTGTPSSPDFTDAPAETSSAVFADFAPALGEAFARARAGGRELYGFANHELVSTYVGTSTGLRLRHDQPNGTLELNAKSPDRQRSAWAGRSTRDFKDVDPTVLDAELAVRLGWAERRFDLPAGRYETLLPPTAVADLLIYQMWSAAARDAVEGRTVFSKPGGGTRLGEKLSELPLTLRSDPNAPGLESAPFVIAHSSGDDASVFDNGLPVPATEWIRDGQLARLTTTRHSAAMTGMPVSPGFGNLILDGGGDKSLEEMVAATERGLLLTCLWYIREVDPATLLLTGLTRDGVYLVENGQVVGEVNNFRFNESPVDLLSRASEAGRTEKTLPREWSDWFTRAAMPALRIPDFNMSSVSKGV; this is translated from the coding sequence ATGAGCCGTACGAGTCCCCACGAGATCGTCGAGCGCGCGCTGGAGCTGTCCACCGCCGACGGCTGCGTCGTCATCGCCGACGAGGAGTCGACGGCCAATCTGCGCTGGGCGGGCAACGCGCTCACCACCAACGGCGTCACCCGCGGCCGGACCCTGACGGTCATCGCGACGGTCGACGGCAAGGAGGGCACGGCCTCGGGGGTCGTGTCGCGCTCCGCCGTGACCACCGCGGACCTGGAGCCGCTGGTCCGGGCCGCCGAGGCCGCCGCACGGGGCGCGGGCCCGGCGGAGGACGCCCAGCCGCTGGTCACCGGCACCCCGTCCTCGCCGGACTTCACCGACGCCCCGGCCGAGACGAGCTCGGCGGTGTTCGCGGACTTCGCCCCGGCCCTGGGCGAGGCCTTCGCCCGGGCCCGCGCGGGCGGCCGGGAGCTGTACGGCTTCGCCAACCACGAGCTGGTCTCCACGTACGTCGGCACCTCGACCGGGCTGCGGCTGCGCCACGACCAGCCGAACGGGACCCTGGAGCTCAATGCGAAGTCCCCGGACCGGCAGCGCTCGGCCTGGGCCGGCCGCTCCACCCGGGACTTCAAGGACGTGGACCCGACCGTGCTGGACGCGGAGCTGGCCGTCCGCCTGGGCTGGGCGGAGCGGCGCTTCGACCTGCCCGCCGGCCGGTACGAGACCCTGCTGCCGCCGACGGCCGTGGCCGACCTGCTGATCTACCAGATGTGGTCCGCGGCGGCCCGGGACGCGGTGGAGGGCCGGACGGTCTTCTCCAAGCCCGGCGGCGGCACCCGGCTCGGCGAGAAGCTGTCCGAGCTGCCGCTGACGCTGCGCAGCGACCCGAACGCGCCGGGCCTGGAGTCCGCGCCGTTCGTGATCGCGCACAGCTCGGGCGACGACGCCTCGGTCTTCGACAACGGCCTGCCGGTCCCGGCGACCGAGTGGATCCGCGACGGGCAGCTGGCCCGGCTGACCACGACCCGGCACAGCGCGGCCATGACCGGGATGCCGGTCTCGCCCGGCTTCGGGAACCTGATCCTCGACGGCGGCGGAGACAAGTCGCTGGAGGAGATGGTGGCGGCCACCGAGCGGGGCCTGCTGCTGACCTGCCTCTGGTACATCCGCGAGGTCGACCCGGCGACGCTGCTGCTCACGGGTCTGACCCGGGACGGCGTGTACCTGGTGGAGAACGGCCAGGTCGTCGGCGAGGTGAACAACTTCCGGTTCAACGAGTCGCCGGTGGACCTGCTGTCGCGGGCTTCGGAGGCGGGCCGGACCGAGAAGACCCTGCCGCGCGAGTGGAGCGACTGGTTCACCCGGGCCGCGATGCCCGCGCTGCGGATCCCGGATTTCAACATGAGCTCGGTCAGCAAGGGCGTCTGA
- a CDS encoding TldD/PmbA family protein — protein sequence MPHSIDAAFTALPLRALADAALARARALGCDHADFRLERIRNASWRLRDAKPSGGSDTTDLGYAVRVVHGGSWGFASGVDLTMDGAAKVASQAVAMAKLSAQVIKAAGSDERVELADEPVHADKTWISAYDVNPFEVPDAEKAALLADWSSRLLAADGVAHVDASLLAVHENKFYADTAGTMTTQQRVRIHPQLTAVAVDATTGEFDSMRTIAPPAGRGWEYLTGTGWDWDAELEQIPVLLAEKMRAPSVEAGRYDLVVDPSNLWLTIHESIGHATELDRALGYEAAYAGTSFATFDQLGTLKYGSSIMNVTGDRTAEHGLATVGFDDEGVQAQSWDLVKDGTLVGYQLDRRIAKLTDLGRSNGCAFADSPGHVPVQRMANVSLKPDPGGLSTEDLIGGVERGIYVVGDRSWSIDMQRYNFQFTGQRFFRIENGRLAGQLRDVAYQATTTDFWGSMEKVGGPQTYVLGGAFNCGKAQPGQVAAVSHGCPSALFRDVNILNTTQEAGR from the coding sequence GTGCCCCATTCCATCGACGCGGCCTTCACCGCGCTGCCCCTTCGGGCGCTCGCCGACGCGGCGCTCGCCCGGGCCCGCGCGCTGGGCTGCGACCATGCCGACTTCCGGCTCGAGCGGATCCGCAACGCCTCGTGGCGGCTGCGGGACGCCAAGCCCTCCGGCGGCTCCGACACCACCGACCTCGGGTACGCGGTCCGCGTGGTGCACGGCGGCAGCTGGGGGTTCGCCTCCGGTGTGGACCTGACCATGGACGGCGCCGCCAAGGTGGCCTCGCAGGCCGTGGCCATGGCGAAGCTGTCCGCCCAGGTCATCAAGGCCGCCGGTTCCGACGAGCGGGTCGAGCTCGCGGACGAGCCGGTGCACGCCGACAAGACGTGGATCTCCGCGTACGACGTGAACCCCTTCGAGGTGCCGGACGCGGAGAAGGCGGCCCTGCTCGCCGACTGGAGCTCACGGCTGCTGGCCGCCGACGGGGTGGCGCACGTCGACGCCTCGCTGCTCGCCGTGCACGAGAACAAGTTCTACGCCGACACCGCCGGCACCATGACCACGCAGCAGCGCGTGCGGATCCACCCGCAGCTCACCGCCGTCGCCGTGGACGCCACCACCGGCGAGTTCGACTCGATGCGCACCATCGCCCCGCCGGCCGGGCGCGGCTGGGAATACCTGACCGGCACCGGCTGGGACTGGGATGCCGAGCTGGAGCAGATCCCCGTACTGCTCGCCGAGAAGATGCGGGCGCCGAGCGTCGAGGCCGGGCGCTACGACCTGGTCGTGGACCCGTCGAACCTGTGGCTCACCATCCACGAGTCCATCGGCCACGCCACCGAGCTCGACCGGGCGCTGGGCTACGAGGCGGCGTACGCGGGGACCTCCTTCGCGACGTTCGACCAGCTCGGCACGCTCAAGTACGGCTCCTCGATCATGAACGTGACCGGTGACCGCACCGCCGAGCACGGGCTCGCCACCGTCGGCTTCGACGACGAGGGCGTCCAGGCCCAGAGCTGGGACCTGGTCAAGGACGGCACCCTGGTCGGCTACCAGCTGGACCGGCGGATCGCGAAGCTCACCGACCTGGGCCGCTCCAACGGCTGCGCCTTCGCCGACTCCCCCGGGCACGTGCCCGTCCAGCGGATGGCGAACGTCTCGCTCAAGCCGGATCCGGGCGGGCTGTCCACCGAGGACCTGATCGGCGGGGTGGAGCGCGGCATCTACGTCGTCGGCGACCGCTCCTGGTCGATCGACATGCAGCGCTACAACTTCCAGTTCACCGGGCAGCGGTTCTTCCGGATCGAGAACGGCAGGCTGGCCGGGCAGCTGCGCGACGTCGCCTACCAGGCCACGACCACCGATTTCTGGGGCTCTATGGAGAAGGTCGGCGGGCCGCAGACGTATGTGCTGGGCGGCGCCTTCAACTGCGGCAAGGCCCAGCCGGGCCAGGTCGCGGCGGTCTCGCACGGCTGCCCGTCCGCGCTGTTCCGCGACGTGAACATCCTGAACACCACGCAGGAGGCCGGCCGATGA
- the fabG gene encoding 3-oxoacyl-[acyl-carrier-protein] reductase, producing MSRSVLVTGGNRGIGLAIARAFAQAGDKVAITYRSGEPPQELTALGVLAVRCDITDSDQVEQAYKEIEDAHGAVEVLVANAGITKDTLLMRMSEEDFASVVDTNLTGTFRVVKRANRGMLRAKKGRVVLISSVVGLLGSAGQANYAASKAALVGFARSLARELGSRNITFNVVAPGFVDTDMTKVLTDEQRAGIVGQVPLGRYAQPEEIAAAVSFLASDDAAYITGAVIPVDGGLGMGH from the coding sequence TTGAGCCGCTCGGTTCTCGTCACCGGAGGAAACCGGGGCATCGGCCTCGCCATCGCCCGAGCCTTCGCGCAGGCCGGCGACAAGGTCGCGATCACGTACCGGTCGGGTGAGCCGCCACAGGAGCTCACCGCGCTCGGCGTACTGGCGGTCCGCTGCGACATCACCGACTCCGACCAGGTGGAGCAGGCCTACAAGGAGATCGAGGACGCGCACGGCGCGGTCGAGGTGCTGGTGGCCAACGCCGGCATCACCAAGGACACGCTGCTGATGCGCATGTCCGAGGAGGACTTCGCCTCCGTCGTCGACACCAACCTCACCGGCACCTTCCGTGTGGTCAAGCGCGCGAACCGTGGCATGCTCCGTGCCAAGAAGGGCCGCGTCGTCCTGATCTCCTCGGTCGTCGGGCTGCTGGGCTCGGCGGGCCAGGCCAACTACGCAGCCTCCAAGGCCGCGCTGGTCGGCTTCGCCCGCTCGCTCGCCCGTGAGCTCGGCTCCCGCAACATCACCTTCAACGTCGTGGCCCCCGGTTTCGTGGACACCGACATGACGAAGGTGCTCACCGACGAGCAGCGTGCGGGCATCGTGGGCCAGGTGCCCCTGGGCCGCTACGCGCAGCCCGAGGAGATCGCGGCAGCCGTGAGCTTCCTGGCGTCCGACGACGCCGCGTACATCACAGGAGCCGTCATTCCCGTTGACGGCGGATTGGGCATGGGTCACTGA
- the fabI gene encoding enoyl-ACP reductase FabI, with translation MSGILDGKRILITGVLMESSIAFHAARLAQEQGAEVILTAWPRPTLTERIAKKLPKPVKVIELDVTNDEHLARLEGLVRDELGGLDGVLHSIGFAPQDALGGNFLNTPFESVATAMHVSAFSLKSLTMACKPLFPAEGAAVVGLTFDAQFAWPQYDWMGPAKAALEATSRYLARDLGKENIRCNLVSAGPLGSMAAKSIPGFSDLADVWNSRSMLEWDMSDPEPTGKAIVALLSDWFPKTTGEIVHVDGGLHAMGA, from the coding sequence ATGAGCGGAATTCTCGACGGCAAGCGCATCCTCATCACCGGGGTGCTGATGGAGTCGTCCATCGCCTTCCACGCCGCCAGGCTGGCCCAGGAACAGGGCGCCGAGGTCATCCTCACCGCGTGGCCGCGCCCGACGCTGACCGAGCGCATCGCCAAGAAGCTGCCCAAGCCGGTCAAGGTGATCGAGCTCGACGTCACCAACGACGAGCACCTGGCCCGCCTGGAGGGCCTCGTCCGCGACGAGCTCGGCGGCCTCGACGGTGTCCTGCACTCCATCGGCTTCGCGCCGCAGGACGCCCTCGGCGGCAACTTCCTGAACACCCCGTTCGAGTCGGTCGCGACCGCCATGCACGTCTCGGCGTTCTCGCTGAAGTCGCTGACGATGGCCTGCAAGCCGCTGTTCCCGGCGGAGGGCGCGGCCGTCGTCGGCCTCACCTTCGACGCGCAGTTCGCCTGGCCGCAGTACGACTGGATGGGCCCGGCCAAGGCCGCGCTGGAGGCCACCAGCCGCTACCTCGCCCGCGACCTGGGCAAGGAGAACATCCGCTGCAACCTGGTCTCGGCCGGCCCGCTCGGCTCGATGGCCGCGAAGTCCATCCCGGGCTTCTCGGACCTGGCGGACGTCTGGAACTCCCGCTCGATGCTGGAGTGGGACATGAGCGACCCGGAGCCGACCGGCAAGGCCATCGTCGCCCTGCTGTCGGACTGGTTCCCGAAGACCACCGGCGAGATCGTCCACGTGGACGGCGGCCTGCACGCGATGGGTGCCTGA
- a CDS encoding FadR/GntR family transcriptional regulator — MPLTSPRRSALVDQVIAQLRNQITSGEWPVGSRIPTEPELVELLGVARNTVREAVRALAHNGLLDIRQGSGTYVIATSELAGVMHRRFAGADPRHIAELRSTLESSAARLAAERRTERDLVQLDALLARREEAWASGDAERFVAADVALHMAVVAASHNEVLIELYADLGDLVADWLRTDVGTELDPASHLDHARLIEAIRRGDGDAAASEAAGYPFACLGRK; from the coding sequence ATGCCGCTGACCTCGCCCCGTCGATCCGCGCTGGTCGACCAGGTGATCGCCCAGCTCAGGAACCAGATCACGTCCGGCGAATGGCCCGTCGGATCCCGCATCCCCACCGAGCCGGAGCTGGTGGAGCTGCTGGGCGTCGCCCGGAACACCGTCCGGGAGGCCGTCCGGGCCTTGGCGCACAACGGACTGCTGGACATCCGGCAGGGCTCGGGCACGTACGTGATCGCCACCAGCGAGCTCGCCGGGGTGATGCACCGCCGCTTCGCGGGCGCCGACCCGCGGCACATCGCGGAGCTCCGCTCGACGCTGGAGTCCTCCGCGGCCCGGCTGGCGGCGGAGCGGCGGACCGAGCGGGACCTCGTACAGCTGGACGCGCTGCTGGCGCGGCGCGAGGAGGCATGGGCGAGCGGGGACGCGGAGCGGTTCGTGGCGGCGGACGTGGCGCTGCACATGGCGGTGGTGGCGGCCTCGCACAACGAGGTGCTCATCGAGCTGTACGCGGACCTCGGCGACCTGGTGGCGGACTGGCTGCGCACGGACGTCGGCACGGAGCTGGATCCGGCGTCTCACCTGGACCACGCGCGGCTGATCGAGGCGATCCGGCGCGGGGACGGGGACGCGGCGGCGTCGGAGGCGGCGGGCTACCCGTTCGCGTGCCTCGGCCGGAAGTAG
- a CDS encoding CynX/NimT family MFS transporter yields the protein MPDEEIQTIDRPHGTRTVPAQARPAAPARPEPAWLGPVLIVGIVLAALDLRPAITSLGALFEEVRTGLGMSGTVAGLITSVPALCFAVFGVTAPRLSRRFGPAAVVCAGMAAVAAGLLIRPFTHAAAGFLAASALSLAGIALTNVLLPVIVKRWFPDRVGTMTGLYSMALAVGTSLAAAATVPMTSALGGSWRTGLLVWAVLAVAAVVPWLPVAAAARREKRAAAEPAAHVRADTGPKIVRSRTAWALACYFGLQATGAYITMGWLPQIFRDAGVSAGTAGVLLAVTMVMGVPLAFVIPNLAGRMKNQGAIAAALGVFGLVGYSGLHFAPAAGAWAWALLLGVSNCAFPLVITLIGLRAKSPAGVVKLSAFAQSIGYLISIPGPLLIGTLYQHSGGWDLPLTLMAGLLVPQIALGILAGRDRTIEDECGMRD from the coding sequence ATGCCCGACGAAGAAATCCAGACCATCGACCGGCCCCACGGCACGCGCACGGTACCCGCACAGGCCCGCCCCGCCGCTCCGGCGCGCCCCGAACCCGCCTGGCTCGGCCCGGTCCTCATCGTCGGCATCGTGCTGGCCGCCCTCGACCTGCGGCCCGCCATCACCAGCCTCGGCGCCCTCTTCGAGGAGGTCCGCACCGGCCTCGGCATGAGCGGCACCGTCGCCGGACTGATCACCTCCGTCCCCGCCCTCTGCTTCGCCGTCTTCGGCGTCACCGCGCCCCGGCTCTCCCGCCGCTTCGGCCCGGCCGCCGTCGTCTGCGCCGGCATGGCCGCCGTCGCGGCCGGCCTGCTGATCCGGCCCTTCACCCACGCCGCCGCCGGCTTCCTCGCCGCCAGCGCCCTGTCCCTGGCCGGCATAGCCCTGACCAACGTGCTGCTCCCCGTCATCGTCAAGCGCTGGTTCCCGGACCGCGTCGGCACCATGACCGGCCTGTACTCCATGGCCCTGGCCGTCGGCACCTCGCTCGCCGCCGCCGCGACCGTCCCCATGACCTCCGCCCTCGGCGGCAGCTGGCGTACGGGCCTGCTCGTGTGGGCCGTCCTCGCGGTGGCCGCGGTGGTGCCCTGGCTGCCCGTCGCGGCGGCCGCCCGGCGGGAGAAGCGGGCCGCCGCCGAGCCGGCCGCGCACGTACGGGCGGACACGGGCCCGAAGATCGTCCGCAGCCGGACCGCCTGGGCCCTGGCCTGCTACTTCGGCCTCCAGGCCACCGGCGCGTACATCACCATGGGCTGGCTCCCGCAGATCTTCCGCGACGCCGGGGTCTCCGCGGGCACCGCCGGCGTCCTGCTCGCCGTCACCATGGTCATGGGCGTCCCGCTCGCGTTCGTCATCCCGAACCTGGCCGGCCGGATGAAGAACCAGGGGGCCATCGCCGCCGCCCTCGGCGTCTTCGGCCTCGTCGGGTACAGCGGGCTCCACTTCGCCCCCGCCGCCGGCGCCTGGGCCTGGGCACTCCTGCTCGGCGTCTCCAACTGCGCCTTCCCGCTCGTCATCACGCTGATCGGGCTGCGCGCCAAGTCCCCGGCCGGCGTCGTCAAGCTGTCCGCCTTCGCCCAGAGCATCGGCTACCTCATCTCCATCCCCGGACCGCTCCTCATCGGCACGCTCTACCAGCACAGCGGCGGCTGGGACCTGCCCCTCACCCTCATGGCGGGCCTGCTGGTCCCGCAGATCGCGCTGGGCATCCTGGCGGGCCGGGACCGCACGATCGAGGACGAATGCGGCATGCGAGACTGA
- a CDS encoding SGM_5486 family transporter-associated protein, which translates to MSPVLEPNPQNSHKKLGMVLGAMLVVTVIISVIATVVSP; encoded by the coding sequence ATGTCGCCCGTACTCGAACCGAACCCGCAGAACAGCCACAAGAAGCTCGGCATGGTGCTCGGCGCCATGCTCGTCGTGACCGTGATCATCTCCGTCATCGCGACCGTCGTCTCCCCCTGA
- a CDS encoding histidine phosphatase family protein — protein sequence MSADTPRRIVLLRHAKADWPEVPDHERPLAERGRKDAPAAGLKLAETGIAFDLALCSTAARTRETWKLAVQEMPHRPRTSYEERLYDASPGELIALLNETSDEVKDLLVIGHNPGMHALADALAGRAEGDTLARMTRTGFPTAAFAVVSFTGSWKSVEPGVGTLLDFWTPEDH from the coding sequence ATGAGCGCCGACACACCCCGCAGGATCGTCCTCCTCCGGCACGCCAAGGCCGACTGGCCCGAGGTGCCCGACCACGAGCGCCCGCTGGCGGAACGAGGCCGCAAGGACGCACCGGCCGCCGGGCTGAAGCTGGCCGAGACCGGCATCGCCTTCGACCTGGCCCTCTGCTCCACCGCCGCCCGCACCCGTGAGACGTGGAAGCTCGCCGTCCAGGAGATGCCGCACCGGCCGCGGACCTCGTACGAGGAGCGGCTGTACGACGCCTCTCCGGGCGAGCTCATCGCCCTGCTGAACGAGACCTCCGACGAGGTCAAGGACCTCCTCGTCATCGGCCACAACCCGGGCATGCACGCCCTCGCCGACGCCCTCGCCGGCCGCGCGGAGGGCGACACCCTGGCCCGGATGACCCGGACCGGGTTCCCGACCGCCGCGTTCGCCGTCGTCTCCTTCACCGGCTCCTGGAAGTCCGTGGAGCCCGGGGTGGGCACGCTGCTGGACTTCTGGACCCCCGAGGACCACTGA
- the serB gene encoding phosphoserine phosphatase SerB has product MSASQTSDVPTLLVKIFGKDRPGITAGLFDTLAAYSVDVVDIEQVVTRGRIVLCALVTKPAAGTEGELRATVHSWAESLKMQAEILSGTGDNRPRGSGRSHVTVLGHPLTAESTAAIASRITATGGNIDRIFRLAKYPVTAVEFAVSGCETEPLRTALATAAAHIGVDVAVVSAGLHRRAQRLVVMDVDSTLIQDEVIELFAAHAGCEAEVAEVTERAMRGELDFEQSLHARVKLLAGLDASVVDKVRSEVRLTPGARTLIRTLKQLGYQVGVVSGGFTQVTDDLQERLGLDFASANTLEIVDGKLTGRVTGEIVDRAGKARLLRRFAAEAGVPLAQTVAIGDGANDLDMLNAAGLGVAFNAKPVVREAAHTAVNVPFLDAVLYLLGITREEVEAAGLT; this is encoded by the coding sequence ATGAGCGCTTCGCAGACCTCCGACGTCCCCACCCTCCTCGTCAAGATCTTCGGCAAGGACCGTCCCGGGATCACCGCCGGGCTGTTCGACACCCTCGCCGCCTACTCCGTCGACGTCGTCGACATCGAGCAGGTCGTCACCCGTGGCCGCATCGTCCTGTGCGCCCTCGTCACCAAGCCCGCCGCCGGCACCGAGGGCGAGCTGCGGGCCACCGTCCACAGCTGGGCCGAGTCGCTCAAGATGCAGGCCGAGATCCTCTCCGGTACCGGTGACAACCGGCCGCGCGGCAGCGGCCGTTCGCACGTCACCGTGCTCGGGCACCCGCTGACGGCCGAGTCCACGGCCGCCATCGCCTCGCGGATAACCGCGACCGGAGGCAACATCGACCGCATCTTCCGGCTCGCCAAGTACCCCGTGACGGCCGTCGAGTTCGCCGTGTCCGGCTGCGAGACCGAGCCGCTGCGCACGGCCCTGGCCACCGCCGCCGCGCACATCGGCGTCGACGTGGCCGTGGTCTCGGCCGGCCTGCACCGCCGGGCCCAGCGCCTGGTCGTCATGGACGTGGACTCGACCCTGATCCAGGACGAGGTCATCGAGCTGTTCGCCGCGCACGCCGGCTGCGAGGCCGAGGTCGCCGAGGTGACCGAGCGGGCCATGCGCGGCGAGCTGGACTTCGAACAGTCGCTGCACGCCCGGGTGAAGCTGCTGGCCGGGCTGGACGCCTCCGTCGTGGACAAGGTCCGCTCCGAGGTGCGGCTCACGCCGGGCGCCCGGACCCTGATCCGCACCCTCAAGCAGCTCGGCTACCAGGTCGGCGTGGTCTCGGGCGGGTTCACCCAGGTCACGGACGATCTGCAGGAGCGGCTGGGGCTGGACTTCGCCTCGGCCAACACCCTCGAGATCGTCGACGGGAAGCTGACCGGCCGGGTCACCGGCGAGATCGTGGACCGGGCGGGCAAGGCCCGGCTGCTGCGCCGCTTCGCCGCGGAGGCAGGTGTACCGCTGGCCCAGACGGTGGCCATCGGCGACGGCGCCAACGACCTGGACATGCTGAACGCGGCCGGGCTGGGCGTGGCCTTCAACGCCAAGCCGGTGGTCCGCGAGGCCGCGCACACGGCGGTGAACGTGCCGTTCCTGGACGCGGTCCTGTACCTGCTCGGGATCACCCGCGAAGAGGTCGAGGCCGCGGGTCTGACCTGA